Proteins co-encoded in one Thamnophis elegans isolate rThaEle1 chromosome 1, rThaEle1.pri, whole genome shotgun sequence genomic window:
- the DNAAF2 gene encoding protein kintoun, producing MTDHLGLEDLNLTGEEAERLTNAFKDDGFRTLFAEYVAELNDPEQRAIYEAEVIAMERQRGVEARFLHPTPGWVLRTSQAGSRRCYINICSNRLIGRPESRPAPGGSCWFLPHSLAPGREELSRKEPRGPRRLVYDVVFHPSTLRLAGRMTQFRRLVNDTALEAIEKNFSPQLDRTNAVPLNRIKYKGVPQATLLRTPLAAGARPSPEEPGEPDDSPLPPFPSPYTYPPPSPQYEALRPPPPKPPPLATTPQWTLRHRSYVDLQDYRNARDSAPSPIPRELVMTIELPLLSSAAQAQLEIRGQELQLDSQRPAAYSLRVPLPYAVDESRGRATFNKGKKQLVVVLPVLRKPDTGLAFSVQAEQEQIEKTPENEEQLPEDSGISPDKDGAEVCQKTSYSEQALSVLASDVVTPSPSLAIATTNDAVDAALLSDLNGPIPLCAHERTTCDNLDFSMHAGEENPLVSCASEFSAALPACNENNSEGMKRIRG from the coding sequence ATGACGGACCATTTAGGCCTGGAGGACTTGAATCTGACAGGAGAAGAAGCCGAGCGCCTGACAAACGCTTTCAAGGACGACGGATTCCGCACTCTTTTCGCGGAGTACGTGGCCGAACTGAACGATCCCGAACAAAGGGCCATTTATGAGGCCGAAGTGATAGCTATGGAGCGGCAGCGGGGCGTCGAAGCCCGCTTCCTCCACCCAACCCCGGGCTGGGTCCTGCGCACGAGCCAGGCTGGTAGCCGGCGCTGTTACATTAACATCTGCAGCAACCGGCTAATCGGGAGGCCGGAGTCTCGGCCAGCGCCTGGAGGTTCCTGCTGGTTCCTGCCACACTCCTTAGCCCCGGGACGCGAGGAATTGAGCCGCAAAGAGCCGCGTGGGCCTCGCCGTCTGGTCTACGACGTCGTCTTCCACCCGAGCACCCTGCGCTTGGCCGGCCGCATGACCCAATTCCGCCGCCTGGTGAACGACACGGCCTTGGAGGCGATAGAGAAAAATTTCTCCCCGCAACTGGACCGCACGAACGCCGTCCCCCTCAACCGCATCAAGTATAAGGGCGTCCCGCAGGCCACGCTGCTCCGGACGCCGCTGGCCGCAGGAGCTCGACCGTCCCCAGAAGAGCCTGGAGAGCCAGACGACTCCCCCTTGCCGCCTTTTCCTTCGCCCTACACCTACCCGCCGCCCAGCCCGCAGTACGAAGCTCTGAGGCCCCCTCCGCCCAAGCCACCCCCGCTTGCCACCACTCCGCAATGGACCCTCCGGCACCGCTCCTACGTGGACCTTCAGGATTATCGCAACGCCCGGGACTCCGCGCCTAGCCCGATCCCCCGTGAGTTGGTGATGACCATTGAACTGCCGTTGCTCAGCTCTGCCGCCCAGGCCCAGCTGGAGATCCGTGGCCAGGAACTCCAGCTGGACTCGCAGCGTCCTGCCGCCTATAGTCTGCGCGTCCCGTTGCCCTACGCAGTGGACGAGAGCCGTGGCCGGGCCACGTTCAACAAAGGCAAGAAACAACTGGTGGTCGTCCTGCCGGTTTTGCGGAAGCCTGACACGGGCCTTGCTTTCAGCGTTCAAGCTGAGCAGGAGCAAATCGAGAAAACGCCAGAAAACGAGGAGCAGCTGCCAGAAGACAGCGGTATCAGCCCGGATAAGGACGGTGCGGAAGTATGTCAAAAGACGAGCTATTCTGAGCAGGCGCTTTCCGTTCTTGCGTCCGACGTAGTAACTCCGTCACCCTCGTTGGCTATTGCTACAACCAATGATGCTGTGGATGCTGCTTTACTTTCTGACTTGAACGGCCCGATTCCACTCTGTGCCCACGAACGCACTACATGTGACAATCTGGACTTTTCGATGCATGCGGGAGAAGAGAATCCCCTCGTTTCCTGTGCTTCTGAATTTAGTGCTGCACTTCCCGCGTGCAACGAGAACAACAGTGAAGGGATGAAGCGAATCCGGGGTTAA
- the LOC116522255 gene encoding LOW QUALITY PROTEIN: protein kintoun-like (The sequence of the model RefSeq protein was modified relative to this genomic sequence to represent the inferred CDS: inserted 1 base in 1 codon) yields MELNKSPNIANVELPSCPDNSTIPCKWPSVTLDHSETILSTDNLDQSPEFSGNSDTANPTTTNHVEHSVLYPGKRPIVSSVQPSQKLEIAVDTHITSTCSPDPSISSPITLCPPFNCTQDEKSLVILLQVPDVVPLSFQGEVGTNYYWVNFANRDSISFNFLLQFLPENKLSSPESEINISPNNVVIILTKSPETTGIWTKFYFGSNYDNLQERWFITENNVDTFVSHPGMCCSSQSEKEHKPXIEVLDVSEGKSQIR; encoded by the exons ATGGAACTTAATAAAAGTCCCAACATTGCTAATGTTGAACTCCCATCGTGTCCAGATAACAGCACAATCCCCTGTAAATGGCCCTCTGTAACTTTGGATCATTCAGAGACAATTTTGTCAACTGATAATCTAGATCAGAGTCCAGAGTTTTCTGGAAACTCAGATACAGCAAACCCCACTACTACTAACCATGTGGAACATTCTGTTTTGTATCCTGGAAAGAGACCCATTGTTTCTTCTGTTCAGCCTTCACAAAAGCTTGAAATTGCTGTAGATACTCATATAACCTCTACTTGCAGTCCTGATCCTTCAATATCTTCCCCCATCACTCTGTGTCCTCCTTTTAATTGTACTCAAGATGAAAAGTCTTTGGTGATCCTCTTACAGGTTCCAGACGTTGTTCCCCTGAGTTTCCAAGGGGAAGTGGGCACAAATTATTACTGGGTGAATTTTGCAAACAGAGACTCTATTTCCTTCAATTTCCTCTTGCAGTTTCTTCCCGAAAATAAATTATCTTCTCCAGAAAGTGAAATTAATATATCACCTAATAATGTTGTCATTATCCTCACCAAATCACCTGAAACCACTGGAATTTGGACAAAGTTCTATTTTGGTTCAAATTATGACAATTTACAG GAAAGATGGTTTATCACCGAAAACAATGTTGATACGTTTGTCAGTCACCCAGGGATGTGCTGCTCTAGTCAATCGGAGAAGGAACACAAGC TAATTGAAGTATTGGATGTTTCTGAGGGCAAAAGCCAGATCAGATAA